The uncultured Fibrobacter sp. genome contains the following window.
CGAAAAGATTCTCGACATCGAATGGGAAGGCGGCTGGGGTTTCCACCTGAAGGGCGTCAAGGAAGGCAAGACCACCTTGATCCTGAAGGTGAACCATCATGATCACGCCGACGCACGCACGCCGGAAATCAAGGTCATTGTAGACAAGGCCCTGAAGGCCGAAGAATGCCCGTTCCAGGAAGATGAAGATGAAGACTAGCCTTATTAGGGCTGCCATGGGGAGCCTCCTTTTAGGGGGCTTCCTTCACTTTTCTTTCGCTCAAATTACAGAGCTAGATTCAGCACAAGATTTTGTACAAGATTTGGGAAGCTCGGTGGTGCAGGCGGAAGGCCCGACGTATGCAATTTTGGACGGCCTGCGCGAAGACGACGATTTAAAAAATGATGCCCTGGAGCACGAACTTTCTACAACCCTTGCAGAAACCATCAAGAACGAACCCGATGTTGCCATCCGTTCCATGGGTCCTGCCGCCGCCCGCCCCGTTATCAAGGGACTTTCAGGGAAACATGTCGAAATCACTGAAGACGGTGCATTTTGCGGAGACATGAGCGCCACCTCGCCCGACCACGCCGTTGCATCAGAAGTTTTAACAGCACACCGGCTCCGCATCGTGAGGGGTCCACACATCTTATTACGCAGTTTTTCAGCCGCGGGCGGCGTGGTGCAAGTGGAACGCAGGGACATTCCCTTTGGCGACACTCTCTTTCATGGTTACGTCACGGGATATTCCGAAAGCGCACAGCCGGGTTATGCAACAGCGGTTGGCGCAAACACATCGGTTGCGGGAGTCTCTTTGAAAGGGGAACTTTCGGGGCGCCGCATGGGCGACATGGAAACGCCCGATGGCACGCTTGAAAATACGGACATTGAAAACGGGAGCGGCGCCGTGGGCGCGGCTTACGCCTTGGGCCCATTCCGTTTCGGGGCTTCTTACCGCTGGTTCAATAGCGACTACGGGATTCCCGGAGGCTTTATCGGAGGCCACCCCAACGGCGTAGACATTGAGCTGACAAAGCGCGACCTGACTTTGCGCGGACTTTATTTACCGACGTCTGCACCGGGAGATACGTTGGATGCAACACTTCGCGTCAATCGTTATCACCATAAGGAATTTGAAGGAAAGAAGGGGGCGGTGGGGGCCGAGTTTGCCGTAAATCAGGAGATCTTGCGCTTAGAAAAACTCCTGGCAAGTCTCGGCCCCCTTTTTGGAATTCGCCTAGGCGCAGAACTGGAACGCCGTTGGATCGAAATGGGCGGTTACGTATTCACGCCACCGACTCAGTCCTATGGGGCGTCAGCCTTTGCCGCAGCAAGTACGAGTGGGTGGCGTGGGCTTGAAATTACGGTAGCGGCAAGAATGGGCGGCGCCTTCTTTAGGCCCCACGAAAGCGTGGTCGCCGACAAGGAGGCCATCGAAGACCG
Protein-coding sequences here:
- a CDS encoding TonB-dependent receptor; the encoded protein is MKMKTSLIRAAMGSLLLGGFLHFSFAQITELDSAQDFVQDLGSSVVQAEGPTYAILDGLREDDDLKNDALEHELSTTLAETIKNEPDVAIRSMGPAAARPVIKGLSGKHVEITEDGAFCGDMSATSPDHAVASEVLTAHRLRIVRGPHILLRSFSAAGGVVQVERRDIPFGDTLFHGYVTGYSESAQPGYATAVGANTSVAGVSLKGELSGRRMGDMETPDGTLENTDIENGSGAVGAAYALGPFRFGASYRWFNSDYGIPGGFIGGHPNGVDIELTKRDLTLRGLYLPTSAPGDTLDATLRVNRYHHKEFEGKKGAVGAEFAVNQEILRLEKLLASLGPLFGIRLGAELERRWIEMGGYVFTPPTQSYGASAFAAASTSGWRGLEITVAARMGGAFFRPHESVVADKEAIEDRNFGLWAFDVEFSQRVGVGKFLTLDVFRTTRAPTIEELYNQGPHLAAYTYERGNHKLEAESGYGGELEYRAYGEYLNVRASAYGTWFLNHLAPRATGDTNWSQLLPIYEVRGDEALLYGASASLETAAEQGFRAATSASYVRGFYRNSKWSSHQWSDMPQIPPLKFHGELAYLWEHIRSATFADIALAQHKVDKYEERTPGYITFGLSLEFRWELALAHYSIVFRGDNLLDADVRNHLSRLKSVMPEKGRNLSALAKIEW